In Phycisphaerales bacterium, the sequence GATGCAGAGGTCGATGTGCCCGCCTCGGATCATGGCGAAGGAGTCGGCGGAGGAGAAGAAGGCGGCGCCGGTGCGCGCGGTGACGGTTTGCTTTCCGGCGTTGATGAGGTCGGCATCGACGTCTTTGTCATTTGGGAAGGGTCCGATGCCCAGGAGGCCGTTCTCGGATTGGAGCCAGACGTCGATGCCTTTGGGGACGAAGTTGGCGACGAGGGTGGGGACGCCGATGCCGAGGTTGACGATGTAGCCGTCCTTGAGTTCGCGTGCGGCTCGTTGGGCGATCTGTTCGCGAGTGAGTGGCATGGGGGAGGATAGGTTCGGGGGGTCGCGTGGTTGGCGTGTGTCTGGTGGGCGGATATCGGCTGGATAGAGGGTGGTTGGATGGTCGATGTACGGTGGAGGCGCGTGGTGTGGCCGCGCGCGTGTAGAGTTTGGTTGGAGATTTGGATCCACGATGCCGCGCGATATTCCAGTTGGAAATGGGAGTTTGCTGATCACGTTCGACCGGTTCTACCGGGTTCGGGATATCTATTTCCCGAATGTGGGTCGGTACAACCACACGGACGGGCACATCCAGCGATTCGGGGTGTGGGCGGACGGGGCGTTCGCGTGGATCGAGGAGCCGGGCTGGACGCGGGAACTGAAGTACAAGGCGGACACACTGGTGACGGAAGTCCGCCTGGTGCACGAGGGTCTAGGGCTTGAGGTGGTGTGCCACGACGCGGTGGACTTCCACGAGCCGGCCTATTTTCGCAAGTGCGTGGTTCGTGACCTTCGCGGTCGAGATCGCGATGTGAAGGTGTTCGCGCACTGGGACTTGTCGGTGCGCGGGACGCCCGTGGGGGACACGGCGAACTATGACCCGGCGACTGCGTCGGTCGTGGTGTACAAGGATGATTCGTACTTCCTTTTCAACGCGTGCGACGAGAACAAGTGCGGGATCGACAACTGGGCGATCGGCACGAAGCGTGTGGGCGGGCACGAGGGGACGTGGCGCGACGCGGAGGACGGGCGGCTGGGGCGAAACGCGATCAGCCAGGGCTCGGTGGACGCGACGATCGGGTTTGATCTGCAGGTGCCGCCGAATGGTCGGTCGAGCCTGACGATGTGGATGGCGTGCGGGCACTCGTACAGCGAGGTGAAGGCGCTCAATAAGCGGATCCTGGAGAAGGGCGCGGATCGACTCATCGCGCGGACGGAGCACTACTGGCGGCTGTGGGTGCGCAAGGAGAACATCGAGACGGGGGTGCTGTCGGCGGCGGCCTCGGAGCAATTCCACCGGAGCATGCTCGTGCTGCGGACGCAGGTGGACAACGGCGGGGCGATCATCGCGGCGAACGACAGCGACATCACGCAGTTCGGTGGGGATCACTACTCGTACTGCTGGCCTCGCGATGGAGCGCTCGTGGCGTACGCGTTGATTCTCGCCGGGCAGAGCGAGTTGTCGCGGAGTTTCTTCCGGTACTGCGCGAAGGCGATCAAGGACGAGCCGTATTTCCTGCACAAGTACACGCCGACGGGCGAACTGGCGAGCAGTTGGCACCCGTGGATGATCGAGGGACAGCGGATTCTGCCGATCCAGCAGGACGAGACGTCGCTGGTGTTGTGGGCGCTTCGTCGGCACTTCGAGGTGTATCGGGACGTGGAGTTCATCAAGCCGTTGTACACGTCGCTGGTGGTGAGGCCGGGCGAGTGGATGCTGAAGTATCGGGACGCGAACGGCCTGCCCAAGGCGTCGTGGGACCTGTGGGAAGAGCGGCGGGGGATCCACCTCTTCACGGTGGCGACGACGATCGGCGCGCTGGACGCGGCGGCGGAGTTCGCGAGCGACTTCGGCGAGCACGATCGGGCGTCGCACTTCCGCGAAGGGGCGCG encodes:
- a CDS encoding glycoside hydrolase family 15 protein; protein product: MLITFDRFYRVRDIYFPNVGRYNHTDGHIQRFGVWADGAFAWIEEPGWTRELKYKADTLVTEVRLVHEGLGLEVVCHDAVDFHEPAYFRKCVVRDLRGRDRDVKVFAHWDLSVRGTPVGDTANYDPATASVVVYKDDSYFLFNACDENKCGIDNWAIGTKRVGGHEGTWRDAEDGRLGRNAISQGSVDATIGFDLQVPPNGRSSLTMWMACGHSYSEVKALNKRILEKGADRLIARTEHYWRLWVRKENIETGVLSAAASEQFHRSMLVLRTQVDNGGAIIAANDSDITQFGGDHYSYCWPRDGALVAYALILAGQSELSRSFFRYCAKAIKDEPYFLHKYTPTGELASSWHPWMIEGQRILPIQQDETSLVLWALRRHFEVYRDVEFIKPLYTSLVVRPGEWMLKYRDANGLPKASWDLWEERRGIHLFTVATTIGALDAAAEFASDFGEHDRASHFREGARDMREAMLRHLWNPEQGRFARMAVAMSDGRYRLDMTADSANFSIFAFGALAPDDERVRQEMKSLRERLWVKTDVGGCARYERDYYHQVEREKVDRVPGNPWVICTLWQAQHVIALAKTETDLSPAAELLEWSAKRAEASGVMAEQFHPYTGAPMSVSPLTWSHATFVIVVMEYLAKLREIRARGEESRGGGGGALRLPDAAASPK